In Desulfosudis oleivorans Hxd3, the DNA window AGGAGATAAAAAACATCATCACGGTTCTGGGTACCGGCGTCGGCAGTGAGGAATATAATATTGAGAAGATAAAATATCACAAGGTTATTATCATGACCGATGCCGATGTGGACGGCGCCCATATTCGGACACTGCTCTTAACCTTCTTTTTTAGGCAGATGCAGGACCTGATCAAACAGGGACATCTTTATATCGCCCAGCCCCCCCTGTTCAAAGTGGGAAGGGGAAAAAAAGAGGTCTATATTGACAGCGAGCTTCTGCTCAAAGACTATTTTATTCAAAATGCCTGTGAAAAAAAGTATGTGAAAACAGGCGAAAAAAAATTACAAGACCATGAGCTGTATCTCTTTTTATGTAACCTTTCTGAATTTATAAGTGAAATGGCCGGACTCAAGAGAAGGGGATATAATTCAAAACTGATTGAGACGCTGATTCGCCAGAACATTCGGGAAAAAAGCCTTCTTCAGGACAGGGACCGGGTGGCGGCCCTTCAGCAGACCCTGTCGGAAAACGGGTTTGTCGTGGATGATGTGCTGTATAACGAGGAAAAAGAGATGTATGAATTTCTGGTCACCATTCCCCTGCACGAGGATGAAGAGGAGGCGGTCACCGGTTCGGCCAAAAAAGATATCAAGCCGGTGAGAATCGGGCGCAACCTGATCTACTCCAACCGGTACCAGAACATCGTGATGTTGTCGGAAAAGATCGCCCCCTACAACGTGCCACCGTTTACGGTATACAACAGCGACACCGACCAGGAGGAGGCCCGGTTTGACACGGTCAAACAGCTTTACCAATATATGGAGGCCCTTGGGAAAAAAGGCGTGGTGTTCCAGCGATATAAAGGCTTGGGTGAGATGAATGCCGACCAGTTGTGGCAGACAACAATGGAACCGGAAACCCGAAAGCTCTTAAAAGTCACCATTGACGACGCGGCGGAAGCTGACGCGGTGTTTACCCTGCTGATGGGTGATGTGGTGGAGCCCCGCAAGAAGTTCATCCAGGAAAACGCCCTGGAGGTGGAGACGCTCGATATTTAAAATTCAATAGTGCCGGGCGTCCGGGGAAAAGGAATCACATCCCGAATATTTGAGACCCCGGACACCAGCATTAAAAACCGTTCAAACCCCATGCCGAACCCGCTGTGCGCAACCGAGCCATAGCGCCTTGAGTCCAGGTACCATCCGTAATGGTCTTTTGAAAGGCCGCTGTTGTCCATCTGCTGTTCAAGCACATCCAGCCGTTCTTCCCGCTGACTGCCGCCGATCAGTTCGCCGATGCGGGGCACCAGCAGATCCATGGCGGCCACGGTCCGGCCGTCGTCGTTGACCCGCATGTAGAAGGGCTTGATGGCCCGGGGATAGTCATAGACAAACACCGGTTTCTTAAAAACGGTCTCCGTCAGATACCGCTCGTGTTCTGTCTGAAGATCGTTGCCGTACTCAGGCGTAAAGGAAAAAGCGGTCCCGGAGCGGACCAGAAGGTCAATAGCTGTTTTATAGGAGATTCGTTCAAATTCAGAGGCCAGAATGTTGTCCAGGGTGGCCGGCAGCTCCGGGTCCACGAACCGGGAAAAAAGGTCCATGTCCGGCCCGCAGTTTTCAACCATGTGGGTCACCGTCTGTTTAACAAAGGCCTGGGCGAAATCCATGTTCTGTTCAAGGTTACAGAAGGCTATTTCCGGCTCCACCATCCAGAACTCGGCCGCATGGCGGGCCGTGTTGGAATGCTCGGCCCGGAACACCGGGCCAAAGGTGTAGACGCGGCCCAGGCAAAGGGCAAACATTTCAGCGGCCAGCTGGCCGGACACGGTAAGAAAAACGTCCCTGTCAAAAAGCGGAGAACGGGAGGTGACGGAAAACAGCTCCCCGGCGCCTTCACAGTCCGAACCGGTCAGAATCGGCGTGTGAACATGAAAAAACCCCTGGTCTCTTAAATAGGAGTGAATGGCAAAACCCGCTTCTGACCGAAGCCGGAACAGGGCGCTGTACTTGTTGGTCCGGGGCCTTAAATGGGCGATGGTTCGCAGAAACTCATCCGAGTGCCGTTTTTTCTGCAACGGGTAGGTTTCATCGGTCCGGCTGACAATATCGACCCGCCGGGCCGCCAGCTCCCACTGCTGGCCTTTTGCCGGAGAGGCCACCAGATCACCGGAAACCGCCACCGCGCTGCCGGAGAGCAGTTTCTGAACCTGTTCAAAATTGTCCAGCTGCGCGGGGGCCACCACCTGAAGGCTTTGCAGGCAGGAGCCGTCGTTGATTTCGAGAAAGGAAAGGGCTTTTGAATTGCGGCAGGTTTTCACCCATCCGCATACCCGCACACCGGACAAGGGGGTTTTGGCCTTCAAAAGGTGTAGTATTTTTGTGTGGTCCATGTTTATATAGGCATTTTTAAGAAAGGGTTTTAGGGTTTATATCATGCAAACCGGTTTGAACGGCAGTCTGCTGGCGTCCGTCAGAAAACCCAGCACCTACCTGGGTAACGAGATAAACACCATCCGAAAAGATCCCGCCTCGGTCGATCTGTTGATGGCGCTCTGCTTTCCCGATCTTTATGAGATCGGCACCTCCCATTTCGGGCTTCAGATTCTATACCACATTCTAAACCGGGACAAGCAGATAGCGGCCGAACGGGTTTTTTCTCCAGGACCGGACATGGAGGCCCTTCTGCGGACAACAGGCCGGTCCGCCTTTTCCCTAGAGAGCCGGCGCCCACTGGAAACCTTTAATATTATAGGGTTTTCGCTTCTTTACGAGCTCAACTACACCAATATTCTGACTCTCCTCGATCTTTCCGGTATTCCTTTTTACGCGGCCGACCGAAAAGCGGCCCACCCCCTGGTGATTGCCGGCGGCCCCTGCACCGTGAACCCGGAGCCGGTGGCCGATTTTTTTGACGCCATGGTGATCGGCGACGGGGAGCGGGTGACAGAAGAGATGTGCCGGGCCTGGCTGGAGATCAAAAAAAGCAGCGGCACCGTAGACCGGGCTGAAATTCTGGACCGGTGGTCTTCCATTGAAGGGGTCTATGTGCCCTCCCTGTTTACAGCCACGTATGACGCCGACGGTTTTCAGCACCTGGCCCCGGCAAAAAAAGATTACATCCGGGTGACCCGGGCCGTGGTGCCCCACCTGACCGCGGCGGATTTTCCCAACACCCCGGTGGTGCCTTATGGCAAACCCGTTCATGACCGGCTTCGCCTGGAAATCGCCCGGGGATGCACCCGGGGGTGCCGGTTCTGCCAGGCCGGCATGATCTATCGGCCGGTGCGGGAGCGGCCGGTGGAAGACCTGCTGGCCCTGGCCGGCCAGGCCCTGGAGGCCACGGGCTATGAAGACCTCTCTCTTCTTTCCCTCAGCACCGGCGACTACAGCCGGCTGCACCACCTGTTGGAACGGATGCTCTCTGT includes these proteins:
- the asnS gene encoding asparagine--tRNA ligase; amino-acid sequence: MDHTKILHLLKAKTPLSGVRVCGWVKTCRNSKALSFLEINDGSCLQSLQVVAPAQLDNFEQVQKLLSGSAVAVSGDLVASPAKGQQWELAARRVDIVSRTDETYPLQKKRHSDEFLRTIAHLRPRTNKYSALFRLRSEAGFAIHSYLRDQGFFHVHTPILTGSDCEGAGELFSVTSRSPLFDRDVFLTVSGQLAAEMFALCLGRVYTFGPVFRAEHSNTARHAAEFWMVEPEIAFCNLEQNMDFAQAFVKQTVTHMVENCGPDMDLFSRFVDPELPATLDNILASEFERISYKTAIDLLVRSGTAFSFTPEYGNDLQTEHERYLTETVFKKPVFVYDYPRAIKPFYMRVNDDGRTVAAMDLLVPRIGELIGGSQREERLDVLEQQMDNSGLSKDHYGWYLDSRRYGSVAHSGFGMGFERFLMLVSGVSNIRDVIPFPRTPGTIEF